The Chryseobacterium nakagawai genome has a segment encoding these proteins:
- the tsf gene encoding translation elongation factor Ts — protein MSYTPVAADVAKLRNQTGAGMMDCKKALVEAEGDFEKAVDILRKKGQKVAANRADRESTEGAVIARVNEDNTLGAIISLNCETDFVGKNEAFIELAYELAEMAIFAATKEELLATDFHGMTVAEKLIEQTGVIGEKIEIGTFERIEGPFLGAYIHAGNKIAAITSLSAKVDGADEVAKSVSMQAAAMNPIALDETRVSQETIDKELEIERHKLTEEGKPANIIDNILKGKMQRFYKDNTLVHQDFIKDSSISVADYVKSVNADLKVTGFIRVGL, from the coding sequence ATGTCTTATACACCAGTTGCTGCAGATGTAGCTAAATTAAGAAACCAAACAGGTGCAGGTATGATGGACTGCAAAAAAGCTCTAGTTGAAGCTGAAGGAGACTTCGAAAAAGCAGTAGATATCCTTAGAAAAAAAGGACAAAAAGTTGCTGCTAACAGAGCTGACAGAGAATCTACTGAAGGAGCTGTAATCGCAAGAGTAAATGAAGATAACACTTTAGGTGCTATTATCTCTTTAAACTGCGAGACTGACTTCGTTGGTAAAAACGAAGCTTTCATCGAGCTAGCTTATGAATTAGCTGAAATGGCAATCTTTGCTGCTACTAAAGAAGAATTATTAGCTACAGATTTCCACGGAATGACTGTTGCTGAGAAATTAATTGAGCAGACAGGTGTTATCGGTGAAAAAATCGAAATTGGTACATTCGAAAGAATCGAGGGACCATTCCTAGGGGCTTATATCCACGCTGGAAACAAAATTGCTGCGATCACTTCTCTTTCTGCAAAAGTAGACGGAGCTGATGAAGTTGCTAAATCTGTTTCTATGCAGGCTGCTGCTATGAACCCAATCGCTCTTGACGAAACTAGAGTTTCTCAAGAAACAATCGACAAAGAATTAGAGATCGAAAGACACAAACTTACTGAAGAAGGTAAGCCAGCGAACATCATCGATAATATCTTGAAAGGTAAAATGCAGAGATTCTACAAAGACAACACTTTGGTACACCAAGATTTCATTAAAGACTCTAGTATCTCAGTTGCTGATTATGTAAAATCTGTAAATGCAGATCTAAAAGTAACAGGATTTATAAGAGTAGGCTTATAA
- a CDS encoding T9SS type B sorting domain-containing protein, producing MKKFLLAFCTFFCLLANAQLDTEHWFAPMSASSLQGTPKGYLYLSTNETVPFTVQIFNNNNLIASVQLSKGNPIEQSISNNMMIASTAANLFKSVSMGLHVKGSKKFFASYRFVVKDQAEFITSKGLAGLGKTFFVGMAPNTSAKPYVNSTIGITATEDNTTVTLSGYNQNVVFSDLISAPSRTFTIDKGKSYIIEAQSDLNSNNLKGLVGAKIVANKPISVTNGNFNSIYTTQNSTNVDVLMDQSVPVERLGKDFIMVKGNGPANSGMEAAVVVATVNNTKLTVNGAPLGPTLNAGDHYVVQGTHYASQANGNFNMSISATNNVYVYQLLAGTSTGNIYATGGMNFIPPLSCFLPTEINEIGFINKIGSDSFTARLNIITQTGATVTVNGNPITTNGPAPVNGNPNWVTYSIPTITGNVTVQSTKPVTAGIAAGNGAVGYGGYFAGFSSIPVITKTGDCYNGVILQVESGYDDYKWYRDGVEIPGAITSTISPDLYGSGIYTCKITKNSCETRLTAEYDYTTCPPITTTTYDIGSCNTQVIIPAFTHSTQPVVPANTNIIVQPTNGTVAINPTTGQITYTPNAGMAADFTDTFTYYIQGNGTPAAFEYFKIVVNTHILKVTNDVLFSCAAANGNGTYNLKAASVTQTPGVTITYFTNANLTGPITNPLNYTGPAGNVYANITSYGCSKIATITLNTFPIPVINTTSFNANSCGSDVDGSVHINFDNVTPLIVANSPIFTVKYYLSQADAMAGNSNTLPTNWSYTSNTTVYVRATGNTGSCPPVFGQINFTIGNKIPLITNNATADVCDNDINGSEQVNLNDYKGLFTVDPLVILSFYASAADAQTGTNPISASQILTSSGATFYIRFQSNTACANTGSLTLNLKVPKKSTTLQDQIICSNDKILLDAGPGFSSYLWSNGATAQSISASAGNYYVDLGSNGCVYRQYVKVNTAQSPVISKIEVSGTTATVYVTGGTPPYRYSLNGFDYQSSNVFTGLYKGTHTVYVLGADGCRHVTKNFLIVNIINTITPNGDGINDTLNYSELGIKQNVSIEVSDRYGNSVYKSSNKNYIWDGKSNGRNLPTGTYWYVIKWIEPDTQLPVSYSGWLLIKNRE from the coding sequence ATGAAAAAATTTCTACTCGCTTTTTGCACATTTTTTTGTTTATTAGCAAATGCCCAATTGGATACTGAACATTGGTTTGCTCCAATGTCCGCAAGCAGTCTTCAGGGTACTCCCAAAGGTTATTTGTACCTGTCTACTAATGAAACAGTCCCTTTTACTGTACAGATTTTTAACAATAATAATCTCATTGCCTCGGTACAACTCAGTAAAGGAAACCCTATAGAACAGTCTATTTCTAATAATATGATGATTGCTTCTACAGCAGCTAACCTGTTTAAGTCTGTTTCAATGGGACTCCATGTTAAAGGCAGTAAAAAGTTTTTTGCAAGCTACAGATTTGTAGTCAAAGATCAGGCAGAATTTATTACTTCAAAAGGACTAGCCGGTCTTGGAAAAACCTTCTTTGTAGGAATGGCTCCCAATACATCAGCCAAGCCTTATGTAAATTCTACTATTGGGATTACCGCTACAGAAGATAACACGACTGTAACGCTATCAGGATATAATCAGAATGTAGTCTTCTCCGACTTAATATCTGCCCCATCCAGAACCTTTACCATTGATAAAGGAAAATCATATATCATTGAAGCACAAAGTGATCTTAATTCCAACAACTTAAAAGGATTAGTAGGCGCGAAAATTGTTGCTAACAAACCTATATCTGTCACTAACGGAAACTTTAACAGCATCTATACAACCCAAAACAGTACAAATGTTGATGTATTGATGGATCAGTCTGTTCCTGTTGAAAGATTAGGAAAAGACTTTATAATGGTAAAAGGAAACGGTCCGGCAAATTCTGGAATGGAAGCTGCTGTAGTAGTTGCCACAGTAAACAATACAAAACTTACGGTAAATGGTGCTCCACTAGGACCTACCCTAAATGCAGGTGACCATTATGTTGTACAGGGAACGCATTACGCTTCTCAGGCTAACGGAAACTTTAACATGAGCATTTCCGCAACCAATAATGTATATGTCTATCAACTACTAGCCGGAACTTCCACCGGGAATATTTATGCTACAGGAGGTATGAACTTTATCCCGCCTTTGAGCTGCTTTCTCCCTACCGAAATCAACGAAATTGGATTCATTAATAAAATAGGAAGTGATTCTTTTACTGCAAGACTTAATATTATTACCCAAACCGGAGCCACAGTAACAGTTAACGGAAATCCAATCACAACCAACGGACCTGCTCCAGTAAACGGAAACCCAAACTGGGTTACTTACTCAATTCCTACTATAACAGGAAACGTTACAGTACAATCAACCAAACCAGTCACCGCAGGTATTGCCGCAGGAAACGGAGCTGTAGGATACGGCGGATATTTTGCAGGATTCTCATCGATTCCTGTGATTACTAAAACTGGTGATTGTTATAATGGAGTCATTTTACAAGTAGAGTCTGGCTATGACGACTATAAATGGTACCGTGACGGTGTTGAAATCCCAGGTGCTATCACCTCTACTATCAGCCCAGACTTATATGGTTCTGGGATCTATACCTGTAAAATCACCAAAAATAGTTGTGAAACCAGGCTTACTGCAGAATATGATTATACAACTTGTCCACCTATTACAACCACAACTTATGATATTGGCTCGTGTAATACACAAGTAATTATTCCTGCATTTACCCATTCAACCCAACCTGTAGTTCCTGCCAACACCAATATTATTGTACAACCAACTAATGGGACAGTCGCGATTAATCCTACAACAGGGCAAATTACCTATACTCCTAATGCAGGGATGGCTGCAGATTTCACAGATACCTTTACGTATTACATTCAGGGTAATGGAACCCCTGCTGCGTTTGAGTATTTTAAAATTGTAGTCAATACCCATATCTTAAAAGTGACCAATGATGTGCTATTTTCCTGTGCTGCAGCTAATGGAAACGGGACCTACAATCTGAAAGCAGCCAGTGTCACTCAAACTCCGGGAGTTACAATAACTTATTTTACCAATGCTAATTTAACAGGGCCAATTACCAATCCTCTAAATTATACTGGTCCTGCAGGGAACGTATATGCCAATATAACTTCTTATGGGTGTTCTAAAATAGCGACCATTACTTTAAATACTTTTCCTATACCTGTTATCAATACTACCAGCTTCAATGCTAATAGCTGTGGAAGTGATGTTGATGGAAGCGTACATATCAACTTTGACAATGTTACTCCACTGATTGTGGCTAATTCACCGATTTTTACAGTAAAATATTATCTTAGCCAGGCCGATGCTATGGCAGGAAATAGTAATACACTTCCTACCAACTGGAGCTACACATCCAACACAACAGTGTATGTAAGAGCAACAGGGAACACTGGAAGTTGCCCTCCAGTCTTCGGACAGATTAATTTTACTATAGGAAACAAAATTCCATTGATTACGAATAATGCAACCGCTGATGTCTGTGATAATGATATTAACGGTTCTGAGCAAGTAAATCTGAATGATTATAAAGGTTTATTTACCGTTGATCCGCTTGTTATCTTATCCTTTTATGCCTCTGCAGCTGATGCGCAAACAGGAACTAATCCAATCTCAGCATCACAGATCCTTACTTCTTCAGGAGCTACTTTTTACATAAGATTCCAAAGCAATACAGCATGTGCCAATACAGGTAGTTTAACACTTAATTTAAAAGTACCTAAAAAATCGACAACACTTCAAGATCAGATCATCTGTTCCAATGACAAAATCCTTTTGGATGCTGGACCTGGATTCTCATCCTATCTATGGAGCAATGGAGCTACTGCCCAAAGCATTAGTGCTTCTGCAGGAAATTATTATGTAGACCTTGGATCTAATGGATGTGTGTACCGTCAATATGTAAAAGTTAATACGGCTCAGTCTCCTGTCATTTCAAAAATAGAGGTTTCTGGTACTACAGCAACGGTTTATGTAACAGGCGGAACTCCTCCTTACAGATATTCATTAAATGGTTTTGATTATCAGTCTTCCAATGTGTTTACAGGATTATATAAAGGGACTCATACGGTATATGTATTAGGTGCTGACGGATGTCGTCATGTAACTAAAAACTTCCTGATTGTTAATATTATCAATACGATTACTCCGAATGGAGATGGCATTAATGACACCCTAAACTATTCAGAATTAGGAATCAAACAAAATGTATCCATAGAAGTTTCAGATCGATATGGAAACTCAGTGTATAAGTCTTCCAATAAGAATTATATCTGGGATGGAAAATCGAATGGAAGAAATCTTCCAACGGGAACTTATTGGTATGTTATAAAATGGATTGAACCGGACACTCAATTACCAGTTTCGTATTCAGGATGGCTTTTAATTAAAAATCGGGAATAA
- a CDS encoding T9SS type B sorting domain-containing protein: protein MKRFLLSLVLIFFTINTLFAQRDTEHWIAPYYTNPVGGYQNKVYLSTDSTTPFPVQIFSANTLIGTVTIAKGDPQTYNIEDPSLISASGITDAFVIGTKGLYLKAEKPFYCSLRIAQSAHGEIITSKGKAGIGNKFFVAAGPNTRESGASTDNFTAGILATEDNTSVVVTWNTPGLKFINGNPPGQSHSFVLNKGQSFIFAGKTDDAAVNNKGFIGAKIVTSKPVTLTNGNCNGNFTTSPSGSDPILDQSVPVDRLGNTFAMVRSKSDDPTLNMEGGIVIATEDNTEIFINGSTTPIATRNAGQWYRINETSYIAQGGGHSNMFVSTSKNVYLYQFVGTDSDATNGFNYIPPLNCFLPRKIDEIGKINEMPGITTSTIKLKLNIVTEVGASVLVNGVPPTAAQGPYPLTGNSLWVTYSLENFPPNLTITSTKAVTAGINGGYSSAGYGGYFAGFSSVPVIAKKSGDCVPGLVLQVDDTYDTYQWFLNDAAIPGATTYTHSPTQPGYYTVRVTMGACQSLTTPIYKVTNCLKKTIKNEPACSTKIITPTFSSSTQTPVISTIKILSPPSNGTAVLNPDGTITYTPKPNFEGNDIIVYTFCGDSPDFMDCEEVTLNLTVVPFIVKDATIKACWYDVAPYAYFDLTKANVTDYGNAIKKYYRTLKDLTAGINEITATTNYPATGGIVYVKITTEQGCEATAKIELIPLPIKKSPILVDKYICIDAKTDLDAGTGYDSYQWSTGATTSGIRGVGVGEYSVILEKNGCFITQVVRVRKAVDPVIQQIEINNTTATVVVVGGKAPYKYSVDGTTNWQDSNTFTGLTRGQHKFYVKDAYNCTPVSAEVTVPNLLNAITPNGDNINDYIDYSDLAYKDNLSFVIYDRYGNMIFTGNKFNNYKWDGRHFDKKLVTGTYWYHVSWNESNKEKTEIKYTGWIMVKNRE, encoded by the coding sequence ATGAAAAGATTTCTACTCAGTTTGGTACTAATTTTTTTTACAATTAATACCCTCTTCGCGCAAAGGGATACTGAACACTGGATTGCACCTTATTATACCAACCCCGTTGGAGGTTACCAAAATAAGGTGTATTTATCTACTGATTCTACCACTCCTTTTCCCGTGCAAATATTCAGTGCCAATACCCTTATAGGTACTGTTACTATTGCTAAAGGAGATCCCCAAACATATAATATTGAAGATCCAAGCCTTATCTCTGCCAGCGGAATAACCGATGCTTTTGTTATAGGCACAAAAGGACTTTATTTGAAAGCAGAAAAGCCTTTCTATTGCAGTTTACGAATTGCACAAAGTGCCCATGGCGAAATTATTACCAGTAAAGGGAAAGCAGGTATTGGTAATAAGTTTTTCGTAGCAGCCGGTCCCAACACAAGGGAAAGTGGTGCCAGTACAGATAATTTTACAGCAGGAATTCTTGCCACTGAAGATAATACGAGTGTTGTAGTAACCTGGAATACTCCCGGACTAAAATTCATCAATGGAAATCCTCCTGGCCAAAGTCATTCGTTTGTATTAAATAAAGGGCAATCCTTTATTTTTGCTGGAAAAACGGATGATGCAGCGGTTAATAACAAAGGCTTTATTGGAGCTAAAATCGTTACCAGTAAACCTGTAACTCTTACCAATGGTAACTGTAATGGTAACTTCACTACCAGTCCGAGTGGTTCTGACCCTATCCTTGACCAATCTGTACCTGTAGACAGATTAGGGAATACGTTTGCTATGGTGAGAAGTAAATCTGACGATCCTACCTTAAATATGGAGGGTGGGATTGTTATTGCCACAGAAGACAACACTGAAATTTTTATTAACGGATCTACCACTCCTATTGCAACCCGAAATGCGGGACAATGGTATAGAATCAACGAAACCAGCTATATAGCTCAAGGTGGAGGTCATTCTAATATGTTTGTTTCTACATCCAAGAATGTATACCTTTATCAGTTTGTAGGAACTGATAGTGACGCGACCAACGGATTCAATTATATTCCGCCATTGAACTGTTTCTTACCCAGAAAAATTGACGAAATTGGTAAGATCAATGAAATGCCGGGCATTACAACCTCTACTATTAAATTAAAACTGAATATCGTAACTGAAGTTGGAGCCAGTGTATTGGTAAATGGAGTTCCTCCTACTGCAGCCCAAGGACCATACCCTTTAACAGGAAATTCACTATGGGTAACCTATTCATTAGAAAACTTCCCTCCAAACCTTACTATTACCTCTACTAAAGCAGTAACTGCCGGAATTAACGGTGGGTATAGTTCGGCTGGGTATGGCGGATATTTTGCAGGCTTCTCATCAGTTCCTGTAATTGCTAAAAAATCAGGAGATTGTGTTCCCGGACTTGTTCTGCAAGTAGATGATACGTATGATACTTACCAATGGTTTCTTAATGATGCTGCCATTCCTGGTGCTACTACTTACACGCATTCACCAACACAACCTGGTTATTATACAGTAAGAGTAACTATGGGAGCGTGTCAATCACTTACAACACCTATTTACAAAGTAACTAACTGTTTAAAGAAGACGATTAAAAATGAGCCTGCTTGTTCTACTAAGATCATTACCCCAACATTCTCTTCTTCAACCCAGACGCCAGTGATAAGTACTATAAAGATTCTTAGCCCTCCATCTAATGGAACTGCGGTACTTAATCCGGATGGTACAATTACCTATACACCGAAACCTAATTTCGAAGGAAACGACATCATCGTTTATACATTCTGTGGTGACTCTCCAGACTTTATGGATTGTGAAGAAGTTACCCTGAACCTTACAGTTGTCCCTTTCATTGTGAAGGATGCCACTATTAAAGCTTGTTGGTATGATGTAGCTCCTTATGCTTATTTTGACCTGACAAAAGCTAACGTTACAGATTACGGAAATGCAATAAAAAAATATTACCGTACATTAAAAGATCTTACTGCAGGAATTAACGAAATTACTGCAACAACTAACTATCCTGCAACAGGGGGAATAGTATATGTAAAAATTACCACTGAACAAGGATGTGAGGCTACTGCAAAAATTGAGCTTATCCCACTTCCTATTAAAAAATCCCCGATTCTTGTTGATAAATACATTTGTATTGATGCTAAAACAGATCTGGATGCAGGAACTGGATATGATTCTTATCAATGGAGTACAGGAGCAACTACTTCAGGAATCAGAGGTGTAGGTGTAGGTGAATACAGCGTAATTCTTGAGAAGAACGGATGTTTCATTACGCAGGTTGTAAGAGTAAGAAAAGCTGTTGATCCGGTTATTCAACAAATTGAAATTAACAACACTACAGCTACTGTAGTTGTAGTAGGCGGTAAAGCCCCTTACAAATATTCAGTGGATGGAACTACAAACTGGCAGGATTCTAACACTTTCACAGGATTAACCAGAGGACAGCATAAATTTTATGTAAAAGATGCTTACAACTGTACCCCTGTTTCAGCAGAAGTTACAGTTCCTAATTTATTGAATGCTATTACTCCTAATGGAGATAACATCAATGATTACATCGATTACAGTGATCTTGCTTACAAGGATAATCTTAGCTTTGTTATCTATGACCGATATGGAAATATGATATTTACCGGAAATAAATTCAACAATTACAAGTGGGACGGAAGACACTTCGACAAAAAACTTGTAACTGGTACATACTGGTATCACGTTTCCTGGAATGAGTCTAACAAAGAAAAGACGGAAATAAAATATACTGGCTGGATTATGGTAAAAAACAGAGAATAA